Part of the Maridesulfovibrio sp. genome, TCTACTTCCACTTCCTGATCCAGCGTGAAATGAGACACCGCAGTGAATATGCCGAACTGCTTGGCTCCTTCCTCCAGACGGGCTGCGAGGTTAACAGCGTCACCCATCATGGTGTAGTTCATGCGCATGGATGAACCCATGTTGCCGACCACGATTTCACCGGAGTTAACCCCGATTCTTGTGCGCATGTTGTGGACAACTCTGGGCCATTTTTCGCCTTTGGCCCATTGCTCTTCGGGGAAATTCTTGGTGTTGCGGTCCGGTTCATCGGGCAGCTGTCTTTCCTTGGCCCATTTTTCGCGTAATTCGATTCCTGATCGCTGCATTTTCACTGCCACACGGCAGGCGCGCAGGGCGTGGTCCGGCACATCCATGGGCGCGCCGAAAAAGGCGATAATCGCATCACCTTCATATTTATCGAGAGTTCCTTTTTCTTCGATGAGGATGTCGGTCATGACCGAGAGATATTCGTTGAGCAGTTCAACCAGCTGCGGAGCGGTAAGCTTTTCCGAGAAGGTTGAGAAGCTTTGGATATCGGTGAAGTAGGCTGTGATTTCTCTTGCTTCGCCACCGAGTTCCGGCATTTCGCGGTTGCTGAACATCTCATCGATAAGTTCCGGAGCCAGATAAGATGAGAATGTGGCCTGCAGGAATTTTTTCTGTCCTTCTTCCCGCCAAAATTTGATTAGAGTCAGCAAGGTGAAGTTTGTACCCAGTGCTATCAGTGCATACATTGGGGTCAGGTACGCGCTATATTCCTGAAAAACATGCAGTGATCCGTAAACAATACCGGCACCCATGACCGCGATAGGCAGGATCATCCACATTGAACGGGACCATGTCAGCAGAATCATGGAGATGATACCCGCAGCGAGGACCAGTAGCAGTTCCAGACCGGGAACCCAGTCCGGCTTGAGCAGGAAGTCACGGGTCAGGATGTTGTCCACTATGGTGGCATGGACTTCAACTCCGGGATAGTCCGAAGCAAAAGGGGTAACTCTTAAATCGCGCAATCCTGCGGCAGAGGTACCCATAAATATGATTTTACCATTCAATTCTTTTTCACCGACCTTGCCGCTGAGGATGTCCTTGGCGCTGTAGTAGGGAAATTCTTCCATGCCGCCCCGGTAGCGGACCAGCATCTGCCCCTTGGCATCAACCGGTATGGTTGTTTTGCCTACGCGGATGGATTCAATGCCGATGGGACTTGTTTTGGCAATGATGTTCTTGCGTCCCAACGCCTTCATAAGTGTGGCAAGGGCGAGGCTTGGGTATTGCTTGCCGTCCTTGGTGATAATCAGCGGAACCCGGCGGACAACTCCGTCATAGTCGGTGATTGAATTATAGAAGCCGCACAGAGGTG contains:
- a CDS encoding adenylate/guanylate cyclase domain-containing protein, producing MLRALKKIAGSDSFFLLLTGVAVSVLVASLYIFQPPILQFVDYKIYDQFMRSSPVGTKTNIPVIVDIDDESLAELGQWPWPRYRMALLLAKIQQAGALSTGLDILIGEPDRTSPATIKKSLQEELGVAVNFKGLPQGLMDNDLVLADVLKNGRFVLGFYFDFIEEQTPSVNAQPCFVKPVPIAQIKAKGAPPLKDLTLNALDAICPLPVLAKASPLCGFYNSITDYDGVVRRVPLIITKDGKQYPSLALATLMKALGRKNIIAKTSPIGIESIRVGKTTIPVDAKGQMLVRYRGGMEEFPYYSAKDILSGKVGEKELNGKIIFMGTSAAGLRDLRVTPFASDYPGVEVHATIVDNILTRDFLLKPDWVPGLELLLVLAAGIISMILLTWSRSMWMILPIAVMGAGIVYGSLHVFQEYSAYLTPMYALIALGTNFTLLTLIKFWREEGQKKFLQATFSSYLAPELIDEMFSNREMPELGGEAREITAYFTDIQSFSTFSEKLTAPQLVELLNEYLSVMTDILIEEKGTLDKYEGDAIIAFFGAPMDVPDHALRACRVAVKMQRSGIELREKWAKERQLPDEPDRNTKNFPEEQWAKGEKWPRVVHNMRTRIGVNSGEIVVGNMGSSMRMNYTMMGDAVNLAARLEEGAKQFGIFTAVSHFTLDQEVEVDGQTHKILDLVEARLIDNIQVVGKNEPVRIYELVAMKGGLTESEEILFDLFAKAREEYVAQNWDKAIELYQEANKYELYDDTKFTPSDVFIKRAEEHKINPPVPEGELWDGVYRMTKK